Proteins encoded together in one Plasmodium brasilianum strain Bolivian I chromosome 6, whole genome shotgun sequence window:
- a CDS encoding hypothetical protein (conserved Plasmodium protein), giving the protein MREPLDSNKNIFKRTYDDSKITQLMRNISPLFFMSEFLYILFLRYNDYILSTTFKAEVTEDVRKKIYNILILLYFLKPFFAFLTDSVYFNINNILSFLSRKIYEFYSQLQDLLYHCNRAVCNGKYLFLKIVCRKYMKDELLRSKYLKKSSLRKNHYVDNFLYLPLNRKYYVILSELMTTLLLLFIYVFNKKINYYVYLSTIFFISTNMLLTSCVFEGVVVESEETLLLSNDFKVQRNIILKSENGNINVKNTVDLLSQLRVLRKILFNENLFKILFLIVLFNSSVDMKFSMLQYGVQNYRWPQSLINYIPLVSQSSKLIGIAIFQLYTNKMCYRSYAMITILFNVFLKIVSFIFLYYSETYVSPFLFLLNIIVQNISIKILALPILLLCIEKAPLNLESTIINIYIFCFNLSNLISKRYFIWNIIMHMSKNVFIILLLSFLTTCASLLYYCNISLDSLNTISLSHLYLNDKDAYIDIKLNKSQKKNYFDTNLLFKNKQEKVKSSKKIVRFREESMKIEKYKDDEKKNKTNLFKFSSDNNSDSDQWLIIDNFKGNVRKKYADRSPLNISNMML; this is encoded by the exons ATGAGGGAACCTTTGGATAGTaacaaaaacatttttaagaGGACATATGATGACTCAAAGATAACACAGTTAATGAGAAATATTTCCCCCCTGTTTTTTATGAGcgagtttttatatatactatttttacgTTACAATGACTATATATTAAGTACAACATTTAAAGCAGAAGTAACTGAAGatgttagaaaaaaaatatataatatattaatactattGTATTTCTTAAAGcctttttttgcatttttaacGGATagtgtatattttaatataaataatatactcTCCTTTTTGTCAAGAAAGATATATGAGTTTTACAGCCAACTTCAGGATTTGTTATACCATTGTAACAGAGCAGTATGTAACGGAAaatatctatttttaaaaatcgtttgtagaaaatatatgaaagatGAATTATTACGgtctaaatatttaaaaaaaagtagtttACGTAAAAATCATTATGTAGATAACTTCTTGTATTTACCgttaaatagaaaatattatgtgATTTTAAGTGAGCTTATGACAAccttattgttattatttatatatgtgtttaataagaagataaattattatgtttacttaagtacaattttttttatatctactAATATGTTGTTAACGTCATGTGTATTTGAAGGGGTAGTAGTTGAGAG CGAAGAAACGCTTTTGTTAAGCAATGATTTTAAAGTACAacgtaatataatattaaagagtgaaaatggaaatataaatgtaaaaaatactGTAGATTTATTATCGCAACTTCGCGTTTTAAGGAAAATACTGTTTAATGAAAACTTgtttaaaatactttttctcatagttttatttaattcttctGTTGATATGAAATTTTCGATGCTACAGTACGGTGTTCAGAATTACAGGTGGCCCCAATCTTTGATTAATTACATCCCACTCGTATCGCA ATCTTCAAAATTAATAGGAATTGctatttttcaattatatacaaataagaTGTGCTATAGAAGTTATGCAATgataacaatattatttaatgtctttcttaaaatagttagctttatttttttgtattatagtGAGACTTATGTAagtccatttttatttttattgaatataatagttcaaaatatatctattaaaattttagcCCTTCCCATATTACTGTTATGTATAGAAAAAGCGCCTTTAAATTTAGAATCaacaataattaatatatatattttttgttttaatttgtcTAATTTAATTAGTAAACGATATTTTATATGGAATATTATAATGCATATGtcaaaaaatgtttttataattttacttctttcctttttaacaACATGTGCTAGTTTACTTTACTATTGTAATATATCATTAGATTCCCTAAATACTATTAGCTTAtctcatttatatttaaatgataagGATGCTTATATAGATATCAAGTTAAACAAAtctcagaaaaaaaattatttcgatacgaatttattatttaagaataaacaggaaaaagtaaaatcGTCAAAAAAGATTGTTCGTTTTAGAGAGGAAAGCATGAagatagaaaaatataaggatgatgaaaaaaaaaataaaactaatttatttaaattttcatctGACAATAATTCGGATAGCGACCAATGGCTCATAATTGACAATTTTAAA GGTAACGTAAGAAAAAAGTACGCTGATCGCAGTCCtctaaatatttcaaatatgaTGTTGTAA
- a CDS encoding stearoyl-CoA desaturase — protein MNYFAKYVPTNFNEMATDMWEAFCERNLNAEHVGVIYLTYVTCLVTFYIFRNNFSDKFIHFIRIFKSVLVSIISLISLKYLNLNTILSINLLHVYNIIQLCNFLEEFSKRSNGKPFDQEKNIVNKYELSNENKKDNEYECKLIGDTSKHLENIAKKILKSEQSLIENKGILKEKEIIEEIEKKEKEEEEYMKKKNNMKLKKRNNKKNANIYGIYIFALQTFYCIIFYLINGFGITFGAHRLWSHRAFKAGSFVQLLFIILNSFANQGSVIVWAKNHRLHHKYSDTKYDPHNIRYGFFYSHIGWLLYQKTKYVREKEKEIYIDDLLQNPLLVIQHKLDPYFNFFFCFIIPGIYSYYMYNSFWDGFFILGALRWIITLHATWSINSASHSFGHRPYNSDIKASNNIFTSIVALGEGCHNYHHVFPYCYAMNENFYILSINPTKYVIKFFYHLGLVWDLKTAQNICKEVRLREALKLEKRNKLLSENIKNELMKKEDTSYITELMTSFKIRCNDYINISTFRYILYFLSDIIIMIGIFLIHVWYCYNKYGNGTMFSNISEKFSHIQRNSIFLSISLFIFFHFILYALPMGTMFASLYSLVYECKRGLLFKNAFCNNFVGSIISSFIVLPYSSEKTRKSLQKSLNEDFFKILKGPIYFDMYTFIFSVFLVLYGMVTYVFGYFYFFTFFIAPYFVFNMWLLIYVYLLNNPPFLNVDMDTKDLDISVLNYVAFQSLLEWKKNNSIYQSQKKLYKMVFFFINFIHHHLCYTHIVEFINSKIPSYRSKEMYKHFDKTLNQYNSFRNDKFMEILKQFL, from the exons ATGAATTACTTCGCTAAGTACGTACCaacaaattttaatgaaatggCGACAGATATGTGGGAGGCTTTTTGCGAAAGGAACTTGAATGCTGAACATGTGGGAGTAATATACTTGACTTATGTTACCTGTTTGGTTACCTTCTATATCTTccgaaataatttttcagacaaatttattcatttcatAAGAATTTTCAAAAGTGTTTTGGtttctattatttctttaattagtttgaaatatttaaacttAAACACTATATTAAGTATTAATTTACTTCAtgtgtataatattatacagCTGTGTAATTTTTTAGAGGAATTTAGCAAAAGATCAAATGGAAAACCATTCGACCAAGAAAAGAAcatagtaaataaatatgaattaagtaatgagaataaaaaagataatgaaTATGAGTGCAAATTAATAGGAGATACGTCAAAGCATTTAGAAAACATCgcaaagaaaattttaaagagtGAACAAAGCctaatagaaaataaagggatactaaaagaaaaagaaattatagaagaaattgaaaaaaaagaaaaagaagaagaagaatatatgaaaaaaaaaaataatatgaagctcaaaaaaagaaataataagaaaaatgcaaatatttatggaatatacatttttgcattacaaacattttat TGTATAATCTTTTACCTGATAAACGGCTTTGGAATAACGTTTGGGGCACATCGCTTATGGTCACATCGAGCGTTTAAGGCTGGTTCCTTTGTGCAATtattgtttataattttgaacAGTTTTGCAAATCAAGGTAGTGTAATAGTGTGGGCAAAAAATCATCGTTTACACCACAAATATAGTGATACCAAATATGATCCTCATAATATAAGATAtggttttttttatagtcaTATTGGATGGTTATTATATcagaaaacaaaatatgtcagagagaaagaaaaagaaatttatattgATGATTTATTACAAAATCCTCTTCTCGTAATACAACATAAATTAGatccatattttaatttttttttctgttttattataccgggtatatattcttattatatgtataacagTTTTTGGGATGGATTCTTCATATTAGGAGCACTCAGGTGGATCATAACATTACATGCTACGTGGTCAATTAATAGTGCTTCTCACTCCTTTGGTCATAGACCTTATAATAGTGATATAAAAGCttctaataatatttttacatcaATTGTAGCACTTGGAGAGGGTTGTCATAACTATCATCATGTATTTCCATATTGTTATGCTatgaatgaaaatttttatattcttagTATAAATCCAACTAagtatgtaataaaatttttttatcatttggGATTAGTATGGGATTTAAAAACTGCacaaaatatttgtaaagaAGTTCGATTAAGAGAAGctttaaaattagaaaagagaaataaattattaagtgagaatattaaaaatgaattaatgaaaaaagaagatacaAGCTATATAACTGAATTAATGACATCTTTTAAAATACGTTGTaatgattatataaatatctcGACCTTTCggtatattttgtatttccttagtgatattataattatgattGGCATATTTCTAATTCATGTGTGgtattgttataataaatatggaaATGGAACTATGTTTTCAAATATATCAGAAAAATTTTCACATATACAGAGGAACAGTATATttctttctatttctttatttatattttttcattttattttatatgctcTACCGATGGGAACTATGTTTGCTAGTCTTTATTCATTGGTTTATGAGTGTAAAAGAGGATTGCTATTTAAAAATGCGTTTTGCAATAATTTCGTTGGTAGTATAATATCTTCTTTTATTGTACTACCATACAGCTcagaaaaaacaagaaaatcATTGCAAAAATCATTGAATGaagatttttttaaaattttaaaaggacctatatattttgatatgtacacatttatattttcagtATTCTTAGTACTATATGGAATGGTCACCTACGTATTTggctatttttattttttcacattttttatagctccatattttgtatttaatatGTGGCTATTAATCTATGTCTATTTATTAAACAACCCACCATTTTTGAATGTAGACATGGATACAAAAGACCTAGACATAAgtgttttaaattatgttgCTTTTCAGTCCTTACttgaatggaaaaaaaataattcaatttATCAAAGTcagaaaaaattgtataaaatggttttcttcttcataaattttatacatcATCATTTGTGCTATACACATATTGTGGAATTTATAAACTCAAAAATACCAAGTTATCGATCAAAAGAAATGTATAAGCATTTTGACAAAACATTGAATCAGTACAATTCCTTTCGCAATGACAAGTTTATGGAAATTCTCAAGCAATTCTTATGA
- a CDS encoding hypothetical protein (conserved Plasmodium protein), translated as MKIFVFIIIIFALLNSKVYGKSKLKKEGKKGKKSISLGGDFLGDITPVPNSVYNLHVDLNKTYELNNFVLKGNEKINRTLLFMYKEHCNFVKELQETMNLRKKLIDLLINETKELKNKIVP; from the exons atgaaaatatttgtttttataattataattttcgcTTTACTAAATAGTAAAGTATATGGCAAAtcaaaattgaaaaaggagg gcaaaaaaggaaaaaagagcATATCATTAGGAGGTGACTTCTTAGGAGATATTACTCCAGTTCCTAATTCCGTATATAACCTACACGTTGACCTGAATAAAAcatatgaattaaataattttgttttaaaaggaaatgaaaaaataaacagaaCATTACTATTCATGTATAAAGAACATTGTAATTTTGTGAAAGAGCTTCAAGAAACAATGAATTTAAGGAAGAAATTAATAGATCTGTTAATTAATGAaacaaaagaattaaaaaataaaattgttccATAA
- a CDS encoding translationally-controlled tumor-like protein produces the protein MKVYKDVFTNDEVCSDSYVQEDPFGVAEFRDIAFEVKSNKRVKGNEDYGIADNSEEAADGMGADVEQVIDIVDSFQLTSTSLSKKEFSVYIKNYMQKILKYLEEKKPDRAEVFKTKAQPFIKHILTNFDDFEFYMGESLDMEAGLTYSYYKGEEITPRFVYISDGLYEEKY, from the coding sequence ATGAAAGTATATAAAGATGTTTTCACAAATGACGAAGTATGTTCCGATTCATATGTTCAAGAAGACCCATTTGGAGTGGCAGAATTTCGTGATATTGCTTTTGAAgtaaaatcaaataaaagaGTAAAAGGAAATGAGGATTATGGTATAGCTGATAATAGCGAAGAAGCAGCAGATGGAATGGGAGCTGATGTGGAACAAGTAATTGATATTGTTGACTCGTTTCAACTAACTTCCACGTCACTTAGTAAAAAAGAGTTCAgtgtttatattaaaaattatatgcaaAAGATTCTTAAATATTTAGAAGAGAAAAAACCTGACCGCGCAGAAGTTTTTAAAACGAAAGCTCAACCatttattaaacatattttaacaaattttgATGACTTTGAATTTTACATGGGAGAATCTCTTGATATGGAGGCAGGTTTAACTTACTCGTATTATAAAGGAGAAGAAATAACTCCTcgttttgtttatatatcgGACGGATTATacgaagaaaaatattag
- a CDS encoding WD repeat-containing protein, giving the protein MVDIKKENISVDKKKIKNKIDNDEYNATSLVEKITDNEETNIDNTEDGKTDENNRKYEEDSNLESDSDDSESFEKLLKNAKVVNISREKNSKTFPIDEKYVSMALSFIYNFMVEHEFVESLEVFEEYVKKFGDDINKLRKTRHEDIFTQNELLRNDFLNHEKFTKEIQNSLEDANKKVQKTIKERDYYLMHHKRVLQEKETLNKEIQKQKKEIEKFQNSVEEIRTKYEVCAKSVLKEKMLAVLEKEKRDTKIEGLNKYIERLKDLLESSKSDSSIANISSIHEKSSNNVPQNITSKRDKKDLGKIDTKREDTPWPNKESAPCEMNENEDKENFNLCIFSLNIEKSFNAHNNAVSGLAYNNKVHLLATGGDDGQWKTWSATNYELVMASQAHKKWIGDICFNKEGNILCTCSGDSKIKLWDMIKEKCVHTFKNSTGPIWSLSFHYEGDFFASASMDQTIRIFDMNSLRQRQILRGHVDSVNCVNFHPFFSTLVSASVDKTVSIWDMRSGLCENTFYGHHFPCSYSNFSTDAKWIYSCDSGGVVKIWDIRTNKCLINLDAGPSSANKCPMDNNNKYLFIASEDHTIKIFDITERKFVRALKHEFPIKNVILENNKLYCSLSNGNICVWEQMEK; this is encoded by the exons ATGGtagacataaaaaaagaaaatatttcagtggacaaaaaaaagataaaaaacaaaatagataATGATGAATACAATGCAACATCCTTAGTAGAAAAAATAACAGATAACGAAGAAACAAATATCGACAATACCGAGGATGGGAAAactgatgaaaataatagaaagTACGAAGAAGACTCAAACTTAGAATCTGATAGTGATGATTCAGAAAGTTTTGAAAAGTTATTGAAAAATGCTAAAGTAGTTAATATATCAA GAGAAAAGAACTCAAAAACGTTTCCAATTGATGAAAAATACGTGTCTATGGCATTATCTTTCATATACAATTTTATGGTTGAGCACGAATTCGTGGAATCACTTGAAGTGTTTGAG GAATATGTGAAGAAGTTTGGCGATGATATTAATAAGTTGAGGAAAACACGACATGAAGATATATTTACCCAAAATGAGCTTTTAAGAAATGATTTTTTGAATCatgaaaaatttacaaaagaaATTCAAAATTCTCTGGAAGATGCAAA taaaaaagttcaaaaaacaataaaagaaagagaTTACTATTTAATGCATCATAAGCGAGTTCTACAAGAAAAGGAGACTCtaaata aagaaatacagaaacaaaaaaaggaaattgaaaaatttcaaaattcAGTAGAGGAAATAAGAACCAAATACGAAGTATGCGCAAAA TCTGTgcttaaggaaaaaatgctTGCTGTCctggaaaaagaaaaaagggacACTAAAATTGAAGGCTTAAATAAGTATATCGAAAGATTGAAAGATTTGTTAGAAAGTAGTAAATCAGATTCTTCAATAGCTAATATTTCCTCCATCCACGAAAAGAGCAGTAATAATGTACCTCAGAATATTACTTCAAAACGGGATAAAAAAGATTTAGGAAAAATAGACACCAAAAGAGAAGATACTCCTTGGCCTAATAAAGAAAGTGCCCCTTGTGAAATGaatgaaaatgaagataaagaaaattttaatttatgtattttctccttaaatattgaaaaatctTTTAATGCTCATAATAATGCAGTGTCAGGTCttgcatataataataaagttcATTTGTTAGCAACTGGAGGAGATGATGGACAATGGAAAACATGGAGTGCAACAAATTATGAATTAGTGATGGCTTCACAAGCTCACAAAAAATGGATAGGCGATATTTGCTTTAATAAGGAAGggaatattttatgtacttGTAGTGGAGATTCTAAGATAAAATTATGGGATAtgattaaagaaaaatgtgtTCATACTTTTAAAAACTCAACAGGACCTATATGGAGTTTATCATTTCATTATGAAG GTGATTTTTTTGCATCTGCCTCTATGGATCAAACAATTAGAATATTTGATATGAATAGTTTACGACAAAGACAAATTTTAAGAGGGCACGTTGATAGTGTGAATTGTGTAAATTTTCATCCATTTTTTAGTACCCTCGTTAGTGCATCTGTTGATAAAACG GTATCAATCTGGGATATGAGAAGTGGACTGTGCgaaaatactttttatggACATCATTTTCCATGCAGCTATTCTAATTTCAGCACAgat GCAAAATGGATATACTCTTGTGATTCTGGTGGTGTTGTTAAAATTTGGGACATCCGAACGAATAAATGTCTCATTAATCTAGACGCAG GACCATCAAGTGCAAATAAATGCCCAATggataataacaataaatatttatttatagcTTCCGAAGATCAcacaataaaaat atttgACATTACAGAAAGGAAGTTTGTTAGGGCATTAAAGCATGAGTTTCCaataaaa aacgttatattagaaaataaCAAACTATACTGTTCGTTGTCTAATGGAAACATTTGCGTTTGGGAACAAATGGAGAAATAA
- a CDS encoding hypothetical protein (conserved Plasmodium protein) — protein sequence MNLQLFKNKKLSSDMYKTKNESNLSKEQNEAIIVPENKRIVLPSYYNYCIMNSCILTILSTVDTRYINVINANSKNASNLFSLRKKTQSKNKKGTYKSSNNKDRKHQYDKTSVCENCVGSYNSIQYKNNIKHKSLKNICFEGKMPITYSNLENTNTGKVNENLEYVNYFMYNAFKNEHMNTVPKSKNSNSIVNNPYPNRIQMTNYSGIKCAQFNKKIANSQIRRENNEILKNNTCIMTEHYNLKDNIKFYNDSNIKLNKNLGDMEILHINYEDKSKKNQCLSLTDYHKKDIEKSVKQNNEIDNGSSQHFSIFHHVNPLFDKKIKKQKKNYMGACFLSLNSFSCQFLMSCDKT from the coding sequence atgaaTTTGCAACtatttaagaataaaaaattatctagTGACATGTATAAAACAAAGAATGAAAGTAACTTATCtaaagaacaaaatgaagCTATAATTGTTCcagaaaataaaaggatTGTACTTCCTTCTTATTACAATTACTGCATAATGAACAGCTGCATTTTAACCATATTAAGTACAGTAGATACACGATATATTAATGTCATTAACGCAAACTCAAAAAACGCGAGTAATCTTTTCtctttaagaaaaaaaacacaatcaaaaaataagaaaggTACATACAAAAGTTCAAATAATAAGGATCGAAAACATCAATATGATAAGACAAGCGTGTGCGAAAATTGTGTGGGATCATATAACTCTattcaatataaaaataacattaagCATAAATCTTTGAAGAATATATGTTTTGAAGGAAAAATGCCTATAACATATTCGAATTTAGAAAATACTAACACAGGTAAAGTGAATGAAAATTTAGAGTATGTTAATTACTTCATGTACAATGcatttaaaaatgaacatatgAACACTGTTCCAAAATCTAAAAACAGTAATTCCATTGTAAATAACCCATACCCAAATAGGATACAAATGACTAATTACAGTGGTATAAAATGTGCCCagttcaataaaaaaattgcaaattCACAAATAAGACGTGAAAATAATGagatattgaaaaataatacatgtataatgacagaacattataatttaaaggacaatattaaattttataatgatTCTAATATCAAGCTAAATAAGAATTTAGGTGATATGGAAATTTTGCATATTAACTATGAAGAtaagtcaaaaaaaaatcaatgtTTGTCTTTAACagattatcataaaaaagatatagaaaaaagtgtaaaacaaaataatgaaatagatAATGGTTCAAGTCAACATTTTAGTATTTTTCACCATGTAAATCCTTTATTTGacaagaaaataaagaaacaaaaaaaaaactatatgGGTGCTTGCTTTTTAAGTTTAAATAGTTTTTCTTGTCAATTTCTAATGTCATGTGATAAGACatag